One stretch of Miscanthus floridulus cultivar M001 chromosome 18, ASM1932011v1, whole genome shotgun sequence DNA includes these proteins:
- the LOC136520652 gene encoding squamosa promoter-binding-like protein 12: MGSFGMNWNQKNSMVWDWEHLVPSVSNAVTRHGSANSSGGTLTSSSELGHGSSKSSISASIGSPSGVGNSLEFNFAAVERHVKNTGTNGRVDDSGNSPSSMIAFSQGEPLISLKLGKRAYFENVCGGQDAKVSAPSDVTSAATVVKKTKVSQQNAKNWYCQVEGCKVDLSSAKDYNRKHKVCVVHSKAPKVVVAGLERRFCQQCSRFHSLAEFDQNKRSCRRRLTHHNARRRKPQADTISFNSSRLSTMFYDTSQRTNLFFSQPLYGQVRSNAVSPWDNLEGFKFMETKHLPVQPTKTVGLDELHFSSPQISTSVVAHTGHHHNFDGFMPFKGTNTKVLNQGVEASAAASNSNNGAPEPGRALSLLSDGSWGSSSAVIQQTTSHADAGALPPLATVAVSNDTAGHPLDPSLGRLWQCDPPPLDGTAQIQGLAYLRSW; encoded by the exons ATGGGTTCTTTTGGGATGAACTGGAATCAGAAGAACTCCATGGTGTGGGATTGGGAACATCTAGTGCCATCTGTCTCGAATGCAGTTACAAGGCATGGATCTGCCAATTCATCTGGTGGTACTCTTACTTCTAGCTCAGAACTAGGGCATGGTTCATCCAAGAGCTCTATTTCAGCATCCATTGGTTCACCCTCTGGAGTAGGGAACAGCTTAGAGTTCAATTTTGCCGCTGTTGAGAGGCATGTTAAGAACACGGGCACCAATGGCAGAGTCGATGACTCGGGGAATTCTCCATCGTCAATGATAGCTTTCAGCCAAGGAGAGCCATTAATTAGTCTGAAACTTGGAAAGAGGGCTTACTTCGAAAATGTCTGCGGAGGACAGGATGCCAAGGTTTCTGCACCTTCAGATGTTACTTCTGCAGCCACCGTGGTCAAGAAGACTAAGGTGTCTCAGCAGAATGCAAAGAACTGGTACTGTCAGGTTGAAGGTTGCAAAGTTGACCTGTCTTCTGCTAAAGATTACAACCGTAAGCACAAAGTCTGTGTAGTCCATTCTAAAGCTCCCAAGGTGGTTGTTGCTGGTCTAGAGCGCCGGTTTTGCCAACAGTGTAGCCG GTTTCATAGTTTAGCGGAGTTTGATCAGAACAAACGAAGCTGTCGTAGGCGTCTTACTCATCATAATGCACGACGGAGGAAACCACAGGCAGATACAATTTCATTCAATTCATCACGGCTCTCGACAATGTTTTATG ATACAAGCCAGCGGACAAACCTTTTCTTTAGTCAACCTCTTTATGGCCAAGTGAGAAGCAATGCAGTTTCTCCATGGGATAACTTGGAAGGCTTCAAATTTATGGAAACGAAACATCTGCCAGTGCAGCCAACAAAAACAGTAGGCCTTGATGAGCTGCATTTCTCGAGCCCCCAGATATCAACTAGTGTTGTGGCTCACACTGGACATCATCATAATTTCGATGGGTTCATGCCATTCAAGGGAACCAACACGAAGGTCCTTAACCAAG GTGTGGAAGCTTCCGCGGCCGCTTCCAACTCGAATAACGGAGCCCCAGAACCTGGGCGTGCTCTCTCTCTTCTGTCAGACGGCTCGTGGGGCTCAAGTTCAGCCGTCATCCAGCAGACTACTTCTCATGCAGATGCTGGTGCATTGCCGCCCCTTGCCACCGTTGCCGTCTCCAACGACACCGCTGGGCATCCTCTGGACCCGTCCCTGGGAAGGTTATGGCAATGTGATCCTCCGCCGCTTGACGGAACTGCGCAGATTCAGGGACTGGCGTACCTCCGATCATGGTGA